Proteins from a single region of Nocardioides anomalus:
- a CDS encoding glycosyltransferase family 2 protein, producing MTRRLLLIRTVVVVTAVLGLNYVVWRWLFSVHWAAWWIAVPLVVAETYSLIDSLLFGLTMWRLRERERPPAPAPGLSVDVFITSYNEPVELVMRTARAAKAIGYPHETWVLDDGDREEMRQACEAEGIGWITRGTHWTGHARHAKAGNLNNALLATEGEFLLILDADQVPLPEILDHTLGFFADERMALVQTPQWFENVPEHDPLGSQAPLFYGPIQQGKDGWNAAFFCGSNAVIRREALMQLGVTGYVGEVELGVHRALRTAKRVVGQARKELGPEDVEVRRSLDLILYDLGRARRELARGVALFDVTYRFQRRVAAIRRELVAADLTTLSADLAAIRELEGLAADPDERLATVDESVLERLAHRSYSPLGAVETVQALVDAVDVDRAGEAQPIMPLATISVTEDMATCMRLHSLGWRSAYHDEVLAHGLAPEDLESMLTQRLRWAQGTVQVMLRENPLRQRRLSWAQRLMYFATMWSYLSGFAAVVYIAAPVVYLLFGVLPVQAISVDFFARLVPFLLVNQLLFWVVADGRRTWRGQQYSLALFPVWITSFTSAFGNVFLGRSLDFAVTPKERREQTGGPPYHLVKAQLVAMALLAVAAVVGLVRLLAFDQGSPLGVYLNLFWVAFDLVILSVVIEAARYRGSAPPVGTGAGRHVREPVHSDRGGPR from the coding sequence GTGACACGACGGCTGCTCCTCATCCGCACGGTCGTGGTGGTCACGGCCGTGCTCGGGCTCAACTACGTCGTCTGGCGCTGGCTGTTCTCGGTGCACTGGGCCGCCTGGTGGATCGCCGTACCGCTCGTCGTCGCCGAGACCTACAGCCTCATCGACTCCCTGCTCTTCGGGCTGACCATGTGGCGGCTGCGGGAGCGCGAACGACCGCCCGCGCCGGCGCCGGGGCTGAGCGTCGACGTGTTCATCACCAGCTACAACGAGCCGGTCGAGCTGGTGATGCGGACCGCCCGTGCGGCCAAGGCCATCGGCTACCCGCACGAGACCTGGGTCCTCGACGACGGTGACCGCGAGGAGATGCGGCAGGCGTGCGAGGCCGAGGGCATCGGCTGGATCACCCGCGGCACCCACTGGACCGGCCACGCCCGGCACGCCAAGGCCGGGAACCTCAACAACGCCCTGCTGGCCACCGAGGGCGAGTTCCTGCTCATCCTGGACGCCGACCAGGTCCCGCTCCCCGAGATCCTCGACCACACCCTCGGCTTCTTCGCCGACGAGCGGATGGCCCTGGTGCAGACCCCGCAGTGGTTCGAGAACGTCCCCGAGCACGACCCGCTCGGCAGCCAGGCCCCGCTCTTCTACGGCCCCATCCAGCAGGGCAAGGACGGGTGGAACGCCGCGTTCTTCTGCGGCTCCAACGCGGTGATCCGCCGTGAGGCGCTGATGCAGCTCGGGGTGACGGGGTACGTCGGAGAGGTCGAGCTCGGCGTGCACCGCGCCCTGCGCACCGCCAAGCGGGTCGTCGGCCAGGCCCGCAAGGAGCTCGGCCCCGAGGACGTCGAGGTGCGCCGCTCCCTCGACCTCATCCTCTACGACCTCGGGCGGGCCCGCCGCGAGCTGGCCCGCGGGGTCGCGCTGTTCGACGTGACCTACCGCTTCCAGCGCAGGGTCGCGGCGATCCGTCGCGAGCTGGTCGCCGCCGACCTCACCACCCTGTCCGCGGACCTGGCCGCCATCCGCGAGCTCGAGGGGCTCGCCGCCGACCCCGACGAGCGACTGGCCACCGTCGACGAGTCCGTGCTCGAGCGACTGGCCCACCGCTCCTACTCCCCGCTCGGCGCGGTGGAGACGGTGCAGGCCCTCGTCGACGCCGTCGACGTCGACCGGGCCGGCGAGGCCCAGCCGATCATGCCGCTGGCCACGATCTCGGTCACCGAGGACATGGCGACCTGCATGCGGCTGCACTCGCTGGGCTGGCGCTCGGCGTACCACGACGAGGTGCTGGCCCACGGCCTGGCGCCCGAGGACCTGGAGAGCATGCTCACCCAGCGCCTGCGCTGGGCCCAGGGCACGGTCCAGGTCATGCTCCGCGAGAACCCGCTGCGCCAGCGCCGGCTCTCCTGGGCGCAGCGGCTCATGTACTTCGCGACCATGTGGAGCTACCTCTCCGGCTTCGCCGCCGTGGTCTACATCGCGGCGCCGGTGGTCTACCTGCTCTTCGGCGTGCTGCCGGTGCAGGCGATCAGCGTCGACTTCTTCGCCCGGCTCGTCCCGTTCCTGCTCGTCAACCAGCTGCTGTTCTGGGTGGTGGCCGACGGGCGCAGGACCTGGCGCGGCCAGCAGTACTCCCTCGCGCTGTTCCCGGTCTGGATCACGTCGTTCACCTCGGCGTTCGGCAACGTCTTCCTCGGCCGCTCGCTGGACTTCGCGGTCACCCCCAAGGAACGCCGCGAGCAGACCGGCGGGCCGCCGTACCACCTGGTCAAGGCGCAGCTGGTCGCGATGGCGCTGCTCGCGGTGGCCGCCGTGGTCGGCCTGGTCCGGCTGCTGGCCTTCGACCAGGGCAGCCCGCTGGGCGTCTACCTCAACCTGTTCTGGGTCGCCTTCGACCTGGTGATCCTCTCCGTGGTCATCGAGGCGGCCCGCTACCGCGGCTCCGCTCCCCCGGTGGGGACCGGAGCCGGCCGACACGTGCGCGAGCCCGTGCACAGCGACCGAGGGGGTCCCCGATGA
- a CDS encoding PP2C family protein-serine/threonine phosphatase, which yields MAHAVLERPRLTEEERRQRAVDALGLGEDVREERFDRISRVARTLLGARMSTITVLDRDRACYPGAAGYDGTAMPREQTFCHTTTLQRSLLVVPDARADGRFRDLGLVAAGEVAFYAGVPLTDAQDNVVGVLCVFDPEPGTLEGDRLQSFLDLAVWAEQELLASTEMSAAARVQASLLPAHPLRLPDWEAAGVCLPALAVGGDFFDYGVSDGVLHLGLGDVMGKGTGAALVGAGVRAALRATHLDVVAGADLGASATAVARSLHRDLDRAGAFAALVEAAVDLGTGEIRFVDAGLGLMLVVRADGRVERHVGADRPFGLFADDDWTERRAALGPGDRLLVFTDGVLDLLEDPLHWWVPVGELVAAHRDPESLLAALSALTRGRTPLDDVTALAVYRAPCGDR from the coding sequence ATGGCCCACGCTGTCCTGGAACGACCGCGACTGACCGAGGAGGAGCGGCGGCAGCGCGCCGTCGACGCCCTCGGGCTCGGCGAGGACGTCCGCGAGGAGCGCTTCGACCGGATCAGCCGCGTCGCCCGCACCCTGCTCGGTGCTCGGATGAGCACGATCACCGTCCTGGACCGCGACCGGGCGTGCTACCCCGGAGCGGCGGGGTACGACGGCACCGCGATGCCACGCGAGCAGACCTTCTGCCACACCACCACGCTCCAGCGCTCGCTGCTCGTGGTGCCGGACGCCCGCGCCGACGGGCGCTTCCGCGACCTGGGGCTGGTCGCCGCCGGGGAGGTCGCGTTCTACGCCGGTGTCCCGCTCACCGACGCCCAGGACAACGTCGTGGGCGTCCTGTGCGTCTTCGACCCCGAGCCGGGCACGCTCGAGGGCGACCGGCTGCAGTCGTTCCTCGACCTCGCCGTGTGGGCGGAGCAGGAGCTGCTGGCCTCGACCGAGATGTCCGCGGCAGCCCGCGTCCAGGCCTCCCTGCTCCCGGCCCACCCGCTGCGGCTGCCGGACTGGGAGGCGGCCGGTGTGTGCCTGCCCGCCCTGGCGGTGGGCGGGGACTTCTTCGACTACGGGGTCAGCGACGGGGTCCTGCACCTCGGGCTCGGCGACGTGATGGGCAAGGGGACGGGCGCCGCGCTCGTCGGCGCCGGCGTGCGCGCCGCGCTCCGGGCGACGCACCTCGACGTGGTGGCCGGCGCCGACCTCGGCGCCAGCGCGACCGCGGTCGCGCGGAGCCTGCACCGCGACCTGGACCGCGCCGGCGCGTTCGCTGCCCTGGTCGAGGCCGCCGTCGACCTGGGCACGGGCGAGATCCGCTTCGTCGACGCGGGCCTCGGCCTCATGCTGGTGGTGCGTGCCGACGGCCGGGTGGAGCGGCACGTCGGGGCCGACCGGCCCTTCGGCCTGTTCGCCGACGACGACTGGACCGAGCGGCGGGCCGCGCTGGGTCCGGGAGACCGTCTGCTGGTCTTCACCGACGGCGTCCTCGACCTGCTCGAGGACCCGCTGCACTGGTGGGTGCCGGTGGGCGAGCTCGTAGCCGCGCACCGGGACCCGGAGAGCCTGCTCGCCGCGCTCAGCGCGCTCACCCGCGGCCGCACGCCCCTCGACGACGTCACCGCGTTGGCGGTGTACCGCGCACCCTGCGGGGACCGGTGA
- the pdhA gene encoding pyruvate dehydrogenase (acetyl-transferring) E1 component subunit alpha, which yields MTDPAAPPPAFGPDLAEVFGPSQQDGGPELVQLLTPEGERVQHPEFDLDFSPEQLRGFYRDMVMVRRIDTESTALQRHGELGIWAQLLGQEAAQVGAGRALRPQDFVFPTYREHGVAWCRGLDPLKLLGLFRGVDHGDWDPEEVNFGLYTIVIGAQTLHATGYAMGMQRDGAVGTGDPDRDAAVIAHFGDGASSQGDVNEAFIFAASYNAPVVFFCQNNQWAISEPIERQTRIPLYQRALGFGFPGVRVDGNDVLATYAVTQAALQRARDGQGPTFVEAYTYRMGAHTTTDDPTRYRLSDDVESWKLKDPISRVEAYLRRNGLADADFFADVSAEADALGARLRDGVKALPDPQPLGIFEHVYAEQTEELRRQHDEFAAYLDSFEGSHA from the coding sequence GTGACTGACCCTGCGGCACCACCACCCGCGTTCGGACCGGATCTGGCCGAGGTCTTCGGCCCCTCGCAGCAGGACGGCGGTCCCGAGCTGGTCCAGCTGCTCACGCCCGAGGGTGAGCGCGTCCAGCACCCCGAGTTCGACCTCGACTTCAGCCCGGAGCAGCTGCGCGGCTTCTACCGCGACATGGTCATGGTCCGGCGCATCGACACCGAGTCCACGGCGCTGCAACGCCACGGCGAGCTCGGCATCTGGGCCCAGCTGCTCGGCCAGGAGGCCGCGCAGGTCGGCGCCGGCCGCGCGCTGCGCCCGCAGGACTTCGTCTTCCCGACCTACCGCGAGCACGGCGTGGCCTGGTGCCGCGGGCTCGACCCGCTGAAGCTGCTCGGTCTGTTCCGCGGCGTCGACCACGGCGACTGGGACCCCGAGGAGGTCAACTTCGGCCTCTACACGATCGTCATCGGCGCCCAGACCCTGCACGCCACCGGCTACGCCATGGGCATGCAGCGCGACGGTGCGGTCGGCACCGGCGACCCCGACCGCGACGCGGCCGTCATCGCCCACTTCGGCGACGGCGCCTCCTCGCAGGGCGACGTCAACGAGGCCTTCATCTTCGCCGCGTCCTACAACGCGCCCGTCGTGTTCTTCTGCCAGAACAACCAGTGGGCGATCTCCGAGCCCATCGAGCGACAGACCCGGATCCCGCTCTACCAGCGCGCGCTGGGCTTCGGCTTCCCCGGCGTCCGCGTCGACGGCAACGACGTGCTCGCGACGTACGCCGTCACGCAGGCCGCGCTCCAACGGGCCCGCGACGGCCAGGGCCCGACGTTCGTGGAGGCCTACACCTACCGCATGGGCGCGCACACCACGACCGACGACCCGACCCGCTACCGGCTGTCGGACGACGTGGAGTCCTGGAAGCTCAAGGACCCGATCTCGCGGGTCGAGGCCTACCTGCGGCGCAACGGCCTGGCCGACGCCGACTTCTTCGCCGACGTCTCCGCCGAGGCCGACGCGCTCGGCGCGCGCCTGCGCGACGGGGTCAAGGCCCTGCCCGACCCGCAGCCGCTCGGCATCTTCGAGCACGTCTACGCCGAGCAGACCGAGGAGCTGCGCCGCCAGCACGACGAGTTCGCGGCCTACCTCGACTCCTTCGAGGGGAGCCACGCATGA
- a CDS encoding alpha-ketoacid dehydrogenase subunit beta: MSAGTEKITLAKGLNLGLRKAMEDDPKVLLMGEDVGKLGGVFRITDGLQKDFGEDRVIDSPLAESGIVGTAVGMAMRGYRPVVEIQFDGFVYPAYDQIVCQVAKIHFRSKGRIKMPIVIRIPFGGGIGAVEHHSESPEAQFAHTPGLKVVACSNPVDGYWMIQQAIACDDPVIFLEPKRQYHADKAELDDSVTPEPLFTSRVVRPGSDATLLAYGPTVKTAMKAAEAASGEGRSLEVIDLRTLSPLDMGPVLDSVRRTGHAVVVHEAHVNLGMGAELAARITEECFYSLEAPVLRVGGFDTPYPASRIEEEWLPDLDRVLDAVDRSLSF, translated from the coding sequence ATGAGCGCCGGGACCGAGAAGATCACCCTGGCCAAGGGGCTCAACCTCGGCCTGCGCAAGGCCATGGAGGACGACCCCAAGGTCCTGCTCATGGGCGAGGACGTCGGCAAGCTCGGCGGCGTCTTCCGGATCACCGACGGCCTGCAGAAGGACTTCGGCGAGGACCGGGTCATCGACAGCCCGCTGGCCGAGTCCGGCATCGTCGGCACCGCGGTCGGCATGGCCATGCGCGGCTACCGGCCGGTGGTCGAGATCCAGTTCGACGGCTTCGTCTACCCGGCCTACGACCAGATCGTGTGCCAGGTCGCCAAGATCCACTTCCGGTCCAAGGGCCGGATCAAGATGCCGATCGTCATCCGCATCCCGTTCGGTGGCGGCATCGGCGCGGTCGAGCACCACAGCGAGTCGCCGGAGGCGCAGTTCGCGCACACGCCGGGGCTCAAGGTCGTGGCCTGCTCCAACCCCGTCGACGGCTACTGGATGATCCAGCAGGCCATCGCCTGCGACGACCCGGTGATCTTCCTCGAGCCCAAGCGGCAGTACCACGCCGACAAGGCCGAGCTCGACGACTCCGTGACCCCCGAGCCGCTGTTCACCTCCCGCGTGGTCCGACCGGGCAGCGACGCCACGCTGCTGGCCTACGGCCCGACGGTGAAGACGGCCATGAAGGCCGCCGAGGCCGCCTCGGGTGAGGGCCGCTCGCTGGAGGTCATCGACCTGCGCACGCTGAGCCCGCTCGACATGGGCCCGGTCCTCGACTCGGTGCGCCGCACCGGCCACGCCGTCGTCGTGCACGAGGCGCACGTCAACCTGGGCATGGGCGCCGAGCTCGCCGCCCGGATCACCGAGGAGTGCTTCTACTCCCTCGAGGCGCCGGTGCTGCGCGTGGGCGGCTTCGACACGCCGTACCCCGCCTCCCGCATCGAGGAGGAGTGGTTGCCCGACCTGGACCGCGTCCTCGACGCCGTCGACCGCTCGCTGAGCTTCTGA
- a CDS encoding dihydrolipoamide acetyltransferase family protein, protein MPEYLLPDVGEGLTEAEIVSWKVEVGDTVAINDIVCEIETAKSIVELPSPFAGVVSAILAPEGETIPVGTPIIAIGSDAAEPAPAAAAPAPEMEIDLSNPAASGSGEGESLVGRMKADRGPTRRARKVSSGAAAVHMQAQAAFETGMASPMVEAEEPEPAVPASSQAPAARAESDVRVLAKPPVRKLAKDLGVDLATLEASGPNGTISREDVERAASGSSASTPAPAAAPAARRALGERETREPIKGVRKMMAGAMVQSAFTAPHVTEWVTLDATRTVEFVERLKARREFRDLRVSPLLVLARACLLAMRRTPVVNSFWDEAAGEVVLKHYVNLGIAAATPRGLVVPNVKDAQDLSLAELAEALGALTATARDGKTQPAEMAGGTFTITNVGVFGVDAGTPIINPGESAILCFGAIKKQPWVVTEGGEDRIAVRHVTTLALSFDHRHIDGEAGSRFLADVAGVLEDPASALLF, encoded by the coding sequence ATGCCTGAGTACCTCCTGCCCGACGTGGGCGAGGGCCTGACCGAGGCCGAGATCGTGTCCTGGAAGGTCGAGGTCGGCGACACCGTCGCCATCAACGACATCGTCTGCGAGATCGAGACCGCCAAGTCGATCGTCGAGCTGCCCTCGCCGTTCGCCGGTGTGGTCTCGGCGATCCTGGCGCCCGAGGGCGAGACCATCCCGGTCGGCACGCCGATCATCGCCATCGGCTCCGATGCGGCCGAGCCGGCGCCCGCTGCGGCCGCGCCGGCGCCCGAGATGGAGATCGACCTGTCCAACCCGGCCGCCTCCGGCTCGGGCGAGGGCGAGTCGCTGGTCGGCCGGATGAAGGCCGACCGCGGCCCGACCCGCCGGGCCCGCAAGGTCTCCTCGGGCGCGGCCGCCGTCCACATGCAGGCCCAGGCCGCCTTCGAGACCGGGATGGCCTCGCCGATGGTCGAGGCCGAGGAGCCCGAGCCCGCCGTGCCGGCGTCCTCCCAGGCGCCCGCGGCCCGGGCGGAGTCCGACGTGCGCGTGCTGGCCAAGCCGCCCGTGCGCAAGCTGGCCAAGGACCTCGGCGTCGACCTGGCCACGCTCGAGGCCTCCGGCCCGAACGGGACGATCTCGCGCGAGGACGTCGAGCGGGCCGCCTCCGGCTCGTCCGCGTCCACCCCGGCCCCCGCGGCTGCTCCGGCCGCCCGGCGCGCGCTGGGCGAGCGAGAGACCCGCGAGCCGATCAAGGGCGTGCGCAAGATGATGGCCGGCGCGATGGTGCAGTCGGCCTTCACCGCCCCGCACGTGACCGAGTGGGTCACCCTGGACGCCACCCGGACCGTGGAGTTCGTGGAGCGGCTCAAGGCGCGCCGCGAGTTCCGCGACCTGCGGGTCTCGCCCCTGCTGGTGCTGGCCCGGGCCTGCCTGCTGGCCATGCGGCGCACGCCGGTCGTGAACTCGTTCTGGGACGAGGCCGCGGGCGAGGTCGTGCTCAAGCACTACGTGAACCTCGGCATCGCGGCGGCCACCCCGCGGGGCCTGGTCGTCCCGAACGTCAAGGACGCCCAGGACCTCTCGCTGGCGGAGCTGGCCGAGGCCCTCGGCGCGCTCACCGCCACCGCCCGGGACGGCAAGACCCAGCCCGCGGAGATGGCGGGCGGGACGTTCACGATCACCAACGTCGGCGTCTTCGGCGTCGACGCGGGCACGCCGATCATCAACCCCGGCGAGTCGGCCATCCTCTGCTTCGGCGCCATCAAGAAGCAGCCCTGGGTGGTCACCGAGGGCGGTGAGGACCGGATCGCGGTCCGGCACGTCACCACACTGGCGCTGTCCTTCGATCACCGCCACATCGACGGCGAGGCCGGCTCGCGGTTCCTCGCCGACGTCGCCGGCGTGCTCGAGGACCCGGCGTCCGCGCTGCTGTTCTGA
- a CDS encoding serine/threonine-protein kinase: MTAGYPREGETIGPFVVGRRLGGGGMGVVFEAHDPALDRPVALKVIAPELAEDADFRERFRREAQTQASLDSRHVVHVYGHGEDQGRLWIATQLVPDGDLRTLLTAYGPPPAPVAVDLVTQVAGGLADAHAAGLVHRDIKPANVLLRRRDDGGYTAYLADFGIARRLDAEQTRTALATVGTPTYMAPELHTGGSPGVASDVYSLGCLLWATLTGAAPYAGTSDFEVVTAHRDHPVPQLAEDTPLARGLNDVLRRTMAKDPRNRPSSAAAVRDRLAALRGPQPEVAVRPAAPRPARRRRWPVLAGLVAVLLVAAAAVTYALTRDDDGGAPTSRSTSPSSASSSPSSSPNPSGSGSSGSSGSSGSSGSDPGDVETAVASMGAAFATQPGLDAERGACVARSVIDQVGLDHLVEIGMFDDDLTFTDVDLADHSDVKAALSSATLSCLSP; the protein is encoded by the coding sequence GTGACGGCTGGCTACCCCCGCGAGGGCGAGACGATCGGGCCGTTCGTCGTGGGGCGCCGGCTGGGCGGCGGCGGGATGGGGGTGGTCTTCGAGGCCCACGACCCCGCCCTGGACCGCCCGGTCGCGCTCAAGGTGATCGCCCCGGAGCTGGCCGAGGACGCGGACTTCCGTGAGCGGTTCCGCCGCGAGGCGCAGACCCAGGCGTCGCTCGACTCGCGGCACGTGGTGCACGTCTACGGCCACGGTGAGGACCAGGGGCGGCTGTGGATCGCCACCCAGCTGGTGCCGGACGGCGACCTGCGGACCCTGCTCACGGCGTACGGACCGCCGCCGGCGCCGGTGGCGGTCGACCTGGTCACCCAGGTCGCGGGCGGGCTCGCCGACGCGCACGCGGCCGGGCTCGTGCACCGCGACATCAAGCCGGCCAACGTGCTGCTGCGCCGCCGCGACGACGGCGGATACACGGCCTACCTGGCCGACTTCGGCATCGCCCGGCGCCTGGACGCCGAGCAGACGCGGACGGCGCTGGCCACGGTCGGCACGCCGACCTACATGGCGCCCGAGCTGCACACCGGCGGCAGCCCCGGCGTGGCCTCGGACGTGTACTCCCTCGGCTGCCTGCTCTGGGCCACGCTGACCGGCGCCGCGCCGTACGCCGGGACCTCGGACTTCGAGGTCGTGACCGCCCACCGCGACCACCCCGTGCCGCAGCTGGCCGAGGACACGCCGCTGGCGCGGGGCCTCAACGACGTGCTGCGCCGGACCATGGCCAAGGACCCGCGCAACCGCCCGTCGTCCGCGGCGGCGGTCCGCGACCGGTTGGCCGCCCTGCGCGGGCCCCAGCCCGAGGTGGCCGTGCGGCCGGCGGCGCCACGGCCGGCGCGGCGTCGCCGCTGGCCGGTCCTGGCCGGTCTGGTCGCGGTGCTCCTCGTCGCCGCGGCCGCGGTGACCTACGCGCTGACCCGGGACGACGACGGCGGTGCGCCGACCTCGCGGTCCACGTCCCCGTCGAGCGCGTCGTCGAGCCCGTCGTCGAGCCCGAATCCCTCGGGCTCGGGCTCCTCGGGCTCCTCGGGCTCCTCGGGCTCCTCGGGCTCGGACCCGGGCGACGTGGAGACGGCGGTGGCCAGCATGGGCGCCGCCTTCGCGACCCAGCCCGGGCTCGACGCCGAGCGGGGCGCGTGCGTGGCCCGGTCGGTGATCGACCAGGTGGGTCTGGACCACCTCGTCGAGATCGGCATGTTCGACGACGACCTCACCTTCACCGACGTCGACCTCGCCGACCACTCGGACGTGAAGGCGGCCCTCAGCTCGGCGACGCTGTCCTGCCTCAGCCCCTGA
- a CDS encoding VOC family protein, protein MFTDINVSQIFVLDQDEALDFYVGTLGLEVQTDQDLGFMRWLTVNVPGQPGRAILLEKPGPPAMDEETAAQVRELVSKGVMGGWVGFVTDDCRRTCDELSAKGVEFTDGPNEQPYGIDAGLRDPFGNKLRFVQLRG, encoded by the coding sequence ATGTTCACCGACATCAACGTCTCCCAGATCTTCGTCCTCGACCAGGACGAGGCCCTCGACTTCTACGTGGGCACGCTCGGCCTGGAGGTGCAGACCGACCAGGACCTCGGGTTCATGCGCTGGCTGACCGTCAACGTGCCCGGCCAGCCCGGGCGGGCGATCCTGCTCGAGAAGCCGGGGCCGCCGGCGATGGACGAGGAGACGGCCGCCCAGGTCCGCGAGCTCGTCAGCAAGGGCGTGATGGGCGGCTGGGTCGGGTTCGTGACCGACGACTGCCGGCGGACCTGCGACGAGCTGTCGGCCAAGGGCGTGGAGTTCACCGACGGCCCCAACGAGCAGCCGTACGGCATCGACGCCGGCCTGCGCGACCCGTTCGGCAACAAGCTCCGCTTCGTGCAGCTCAGGGGCTGA
- a CDS encoding helix-turn-helix domain-containing protein, with amino-acid sequence MSRETEQQNRRMLRARDAMDRRFAEALDVPALARIAHVSPAHFIRTFRATFGETPHRYLQRRRVERAMALLVSTDRSVTDICMAVGFTSLGTFSRTFREIVGESPKAYRGAHPRVDHVPTHFAMAWTRPSSFGEGRGRRSE; translated from the coding sequence GTGAGCCGCGAGACCGAGCAGCAGAACCGCCGCATGCTCCGCGCGCGCGACGCGATGGACCGCCGGTTCGCCGAGGCGCTCGACGTGCCGGCCCTGGCCCGGATCGCGCACGTCTCGCCGGCGCACTTCATCCGGACCTTCCGCGCGACGTTCGGCGAGACGCCCCACCGCTACCTGCAGCGGCGCCGGGTCGAGCGGGCCATGGCGCTGCTCGTCTCGACCGACCGCTCGGTCACCGACATCTGCATGGCCGTGGGGTTCACCAGCCTGGGGACCTTCAGCCGGACCTTCCGCGAGATCGTGGGCGAGTCGCCGAAGGCCTACCGCGGCGCCCACCCGCGGGTCGACCACGTCCCGACCCACTTCGCCATGGCCTGGACGAGACCGAGCAGTTTCGGAGAAGGACGCGGCCGGCGCTCCGAATAG
- a CDS encoding SDR family oxidoreductase, with the protein MSGAASGIGAATTALLREQGHRVVTVDLRDADVVADLATPEGRAAAVAGVRERADVVHGVVPAAGIGGFTGTDPARVVSVNFFGAVALVEGLREPLAAAGGAGVVFLASNSITGQPGWAGDVAAACLAGDEAAARRTAAAHEAVQVYPASKAALAWWARREGVRPEWLGAGVRLNAVAPGKVATAMTEQLSADPVFGPLSEAYPSALGRDGRPEEVAAPIAFLLSDAASLVVGSVLYVDGGTDAILHPVAPEGWDVELPAP; encoded by the coding sequence GTGAGCGGCGCGGCGTCCGGCATCGGCGCCGCCACCACCGCGCTGCTGCGCGAGCAGGGCCACCGGGTCGTGACCGTGGACCTCCGCGACGCGGACGTGGTCGCCGACCTGGCCACGCCCGAGGGCCGGGCCGCGGCGGTGGCCGGTGTCCGCGAGCGCGCCGACGTGGTGCACGGTGTCGTCCCGGCCGCCGGCATCGGCGGCTTCACCGGGACCGACCCGGCCCGGGTGGTGTCGGTGAACTTCTTCGGCGCCGTCGCGCTGGTCGAGGGCCTGCGCGAGCCGCTCGCCGCCGCGGGCGGCGCGGGCGTGGTGTTCCTGGCCTCCAACTCGATCACCGGCCAGCCGGGCTGGGCCGGCGACGTGGCGGCGGCCTGCCTGGCCGGCGACGAGGCCGCGGCCCGGCGCACCGCAGCCGCGCACGAGGCGGTGCAGGTCTACCCCGCGAGCAAGGCCGCGCTGGCCTGGTGGGCGCGACGCGAGGGCGTCCGGCCGGAGTGGCTCGGCGCCGGCGTCCGGCTCAACGCGGTCGCCCCCGGCAAGGTCGCGACCGCGATGACCGAGCAGCTGAGCGCCGACCCGGTCTTCGGACCGCTCTCCGAGGCCTACCCGAGCGCCCTGGGCCGCGACGGCCGCCCCGAGGAGGTCGCGGCGCCGATCGCCTTCCTGCTCTCCGACGCCGCCTCGCTGGTGGTCGGCTCGGTGCTCTACGTCGACGGCGGCACCGACGCGATCCTGCACCCGGTCGCCCCGGAGGGCTGGGACGTGGAGCTGCCCGCCCCGTGA
- a CDS encoding MarR family winged helix-turn-helix transcriptional regulator: protein MPRPTGVALLLSQVGAHTSARFAQRVAELGLTPEHVAVLRVVGQHAGLNQQALAARLGAAPSRVVRLVDELEEEGLLERRQSPHDRRHRELHTVGTAEGRLMSILSAVGEHEREITRALDPDEKRTLFHLLDKIAADQGLDGDGHPGSGR from the coding sequence ATGCCCCGTCCGACCGGTGTCGCCCTGCTGCTGTCGCAGGTCGGCGCGCACACCTCGGCCCGCTTCGCGCAGCGGGTGGCCGAGCTCGGCCTCACGCCGGAGCACGTCGCGGTGCTGCGCGTGGTGGGTCAGCACGCCGGGCTCAACCAGCAGGCCCTGGCCGCGCGCCTCGGCGCCGCACCGTCGCGCGTGGTGCGCCTGGTCGACGAGCTCGAGGAGGAGGGCCTGCTCGAGCGCCGGCAGAGCCCGCACGACCGCCGCCACCGCGAGCTGCACACGGTCGGCACCGCCGAGGGTCGGCTGATGAGCATCCTGAGCGCGGTCGGTGAGCACGAGCGGGAGATCACCCGCGCCCTCGACCCGGACGAGAAGCGCACGCTGTTCCACCTGCTCGACAAGATCGCCGCCGACCAGGGCCTCGACGGGGACGGCCACCCGGGGTCGGGCCGGTGA